CTTGCCGTCGGTCCAGTCGCGCAGGGTGAGCGCGGACGCGCCGGTCGCGTGCTCGGCGTCCGGGGCCTCCAGGGTCGGCACGACGAGCACGGGGTCGTGGCCGGGGGTGAGGACCAGCGCGGTGAGCCGTTCGGTGACGGCGGTGGGCGTGTAGCCGGTGAGCCAGACCATGTCCGGTCCCGGTGCCACGAGCAGCCCCGCGAGACCGGCGTCGGCCGCGGACCGCACGGCACGCTCCATACGGCCCCGGTAGTCGGCGGCGGTGAAGAGCGCGGGGGTACGGGCGGGCGTGCTACCGGTCATCCGGGCCTCCGGGCGCGGGTGGGGATACGGGCGGCGGCGTCTCGGGCAGCATCCTGCCCGGCCGGACAGGGTCGCGCGAGCCGGTCGCCGGTGCTCCCCGCGGGGTGCGGCAGGCGGAGAAGGGACTCGGCATGGGGCCATCATGGCGCGTGGTGCGGAAGGTGACCAGCGGGTTCCCCGGGGTGACCGAAAGGTCGGGGAGCCAGGGGGTGGAGTGGCTGAAGGCCCGAGGCGTCGCCTTGACCGGGTTGGCCAGGTTGGCCAGGTCGGCCATGGGGTCGAGAGGCAGGAGGCCCTGTCGGGCCCGCTCAGGTCACCACGCCGGGTACGGCCGCCAACTGCTGATAACCCCCGCCGCGGTGCCGCACGGTGAGCAGCACCGCCTTGCCGGGCCGGGCATGGGCGACGGCCCGGGCGAGGTCGGCCGCGGTGTCGACGCGGGCGGAACCGAAGGACAGCAGGACGTCCCCGCGGACGAGACCCGCCGCATAGCCGGGGCCGGGCACGTGCACGCCCACGACCAGCGCGCCCGCCTTCTCGGCGTCGACCGCCTCGACGCCGAGGGTCGCCCCGGTCGTTGCGTCCGGGGCGGGGCTCGCAGTTGCGGCGGGACTGGTGGGCCCGGCCCGGCCCGGCGGCGCGGCCGACGGGGCGTGGCGCTGCAGCTCGGCGAGCCTGCTCATGCCGATCACCGTGGCGCCGACCGTGCCGATGCCGACGCCGGACAGCATCAGCAGGGTGCCGATGACCAGGCCGAACAGCACGGTCCGCAGCCGCCGTCCGCGCCGGGGCGCGGCGTGCGGGCGGTGGGCGGGAGTGGGGCTGCCGCCCTCCCGCGGGTCCTGACCGGGCATCGGCTTGGGACGCAACGCAGTCTGTTCCATGATTCGCTCGCCTCCGGCTGGTGCTCTACCCGTGGCGCCGGGCCGCGACGAGACACGAACGAGTGAGACTGGCCGGAAGGTGGCGGAGGGTAGTCATAGCCCCAGGGGAGCGCCCGGCGGGGATCCGGCAGGCACCCCGCGACCACCCTGGGCCGCGCGCCCGATGGCTGCCCGACCTCACACCCGCCCCACCACTTTCCGCCCGACCACTTTCCGCACCACCTCCGCCGCCGCTCCGCCGAGGCTGCCGCCGTGGACCAGTTCCGTGCGGTGGACGACCCGGGGTGCGGTGAGCGGGACGGCGACCGTGCCGGGGACGGCGGTGGCGGTGGCGCGGGGCAGCAGGGTGAGGCCGTGTCCGGCGGACGCGAGCGCGGTGAGAGTGCGCAGGTCGGTGCCCTCGTAGCGCAGCGCGGGGCGGAAGGCGCCGCCGCCGGTCGCGGCGCGCAGCTGGTCGAGCGGGAGGGCGGCGTCGGGCGCGTCGAGCCAGCGGGCGTCGGCGAGGTCGTCGAGGCGCAGGCCGGGGCGGGTGGCCAGCGGGTGCCCGGCGGGCAGCAGGACGCTCACGGGCTCCTCGGCGATGCCGAGCGTGGTCAGCGGCGCCACGTCCGGCAGCCGCAGCGGATCGCTCGGCGCGGCGAGCCCGTCGACGAGGCCGAGATCGGCGGCTCCGGTGGCGACGGCGGCCGGGATCTGCGCGCGAGTGAGGACGCGCAGGATGACGCCGGCCGGCGGGAGGACGGCGAGGACACCGGCGCCGAGCGCGGTCGGGGTGGTGGCGAGGGTCAGGCCCTGCTGGGGCGCGGCGGCCATGCGGACGACGTCGGCGCGGGCCGCGTCCAGGCGCAGCAGCAGCGGGCCCGCGTGCTCCAGAAGCCGCTCACCGGCCGCGGTGGGCGCGACGGGCCGCCGGGTCAGCAGGGGTGCGCCCAGATCCTGTTCGAGCGCGGCGATGTGCTGGGAGACGGCGGACTGGGTGTAGCCCAGCTCGCGGGCGGCCTCCGAGAAGGAGGCGAGGCGGGCCACGGTGACGTACGTGCGCAGCTGATGCGGGTCCATGCCGCCCAGAATCCCATCACCATCAGGATTGCTTATCGACCATGCAGAAATCATCGTTGGACGTGAACTCGCGCTCGGGCCGAGGATGACGGCCATGACGAACACCGCCACCCTCGCCCTCGTCGGCGACCGCTCGCCCCACGTCCTGTCGCACACCCGGATCCCGCGGTTGCTGGAGGCGCTCGCCGAGCGCGACCGGCTGGTCCTGGACGCGTACTGGATCCCCTCCCAGGAGGCCGAGGCCGAGGGCGCGGTCCGGGGGTTCGACGCCGTGTGGGTGCTGCCGGGCAGCCCGTACCGCAGCGAGGCGGGTGTCCTCGCGGCCGTGCGCACCGCGCGCGAGGAGGGCATTCCGTTCCTGGGCACGTGCGGCGGCTTCCAGCACGCGCTGCTGGAGTTCGCCCGCGACGTCTGCGGTCTGACCCGAGTCGCGCACGCCGAGAACGACCCGGACGCCGCGGACCCGCTCATCGAGCCGCTGGCCTGCTCACTGGTCGGCCATGAGGCGGCGGTGACGATCGAGCCGGGCTCGCTGGCGCAGTCCGTGATCGGCTCGGCGCGCACGGTCGAGCGGTACTTCTGCGCCTACGGCCCCACCCGCCACCTGGACACGCTGCGCGCCCATGGTCTGCGGTTCTCCGGGCACGACGAGGACGGGCAGGTACGGGTCGCCGAACTGCCCGGCCACCCCTTCTTCCTGGCCTCCCTGTTCCAGCCGGAGCTGGCCGGCGACGGCTCGCGCCCGCACCCGATGGTCCGGGCACTGGCACGAGCCGCGGCCGAGCACGCGGCGTCCGGGCTCAGCCGGTCGGCGTGACGCCCACCGCCCCTCGGCCCGCTTCTTCCGTACGCGACGATCCCCGCCCGTCAGCCGAGCGCGAGGGCCGGTACTGCGGGCGCGCGGTCGGGCAGGAAGCCGTGCGAACGGCGGCCCAGCCACTCGGCCTTGTAGCGGTCGACGCAGCGGTGCCAGTTCAGGATTCCGGCGAGCCAGTTCTGCAGGTCGAGGACATAGCCGTCCGTGGCGGCCCGCGCCTCCTGCGACAGCTCGAAGTCGTCGTACAGCACGGGCAGTTCGTGCTCGATGACGTGCTCGAACTGCTGCATGCGCTGGGTCGTCAGGTCGTGTACGACACGGAGTCCGGTCGGGTAGTCGACGCCGAAGAAGTTCTGCACCACCAGGACGGAGTTGTGGATCTCGCCCTCGAACTCGATCTCCTTCTGGTACGAGAAGATGTCGTTGAGGAGACAGGCGTAGTCGATGGCGGCGTTCTCCAGTGAGCGCACCGGGCCGCTGCGGTACACCTCCGGTGGGATCGCGGGGCCGTGCCCCATCCGGCACAGGCTCAGGGTGAGGTCGGAGCCGAAGGTGGCGCGCCGCATCTCCAGGTAGTCGACCGGGTCGGGGATGCGGTTCTGCAACTGGTTGGACAGCTCCCACACCCAGCTCTCGGTCATCACGTCGACCGCGGCCTTCAGGGTGCGCCGCTGCTCCGCGGTCATCCCGGCCGTCGTACGCACCCACAGGTCGATGAGCCCCCGTTCCATCGCGTCGGCCGGGACGAGGTCCGGCTCGCCCTCGACGGTCATGCACTGCGACAGCCGGGCCGTGGTCAGCCGGGCGGCGGCGAGGTCCCGGCGGTGGCCGTAGACCAGGGGGTAGTAGTCGTCGCCGTAGGTGCCCCAGGCGAGCCACTGGGCGCTGAGGTCGAGGGCTTCCGGCGTGGCGTCCGGGTCCAGTCCGGCGGAGCACAGCGCGAGGTCGTACGCCGCGAGTTTGTCCTCGTCCCAGACGCCCTCCTCGAGGATGCCCATGCGGTGCGTCCACCCGACGAGGTTGCGGCGGGCGGCGTCGAGGTGGGGGCTCACTTCGAGCCGGTACGGCATGCGGAACTCGGGCAGGATGGACGGGCCGACCTTCTGGTAGGGCAGGTGGGTGTAGGCGCGCAGGCGTTCCTGGGCGGCGGAGGCGAGGAGAGCGCCGACGTCGGCGGCCGAGACGCCGGGGCCGCTCGGGAGCTGCCAGGGCGAGTCGTCGCGCGCGCCCTTGTTCATGTAGCGGCTGGAGCGCATGTGCCATTCGTGGCCGCCGGACTGCCAGTCCTGGAGTCCCTTGGTGTAGGCGGCGATCGCGGCGGCCTCGGCCGGGGTGAGGCCCTTGTCCAGGGCGACGGCGGGGACTTCGGTGAGCGCGGTGTGCTCGAACTGGTGCAGGCGTGAGGTGAGGATGTCGTTGACGGTCTCGGCGGCCTCCTGGGTCGTGCAGCCGAAGAACTCCTCCAGCACGAGCACGCCGTTGCTGTTCTCGCCCTCGTCCTCGACCTCGCGCTGGTAGGAGAACAGGTCGTTGCGCAGGTGGACGGCGTCGGCGAAGGTCTCCATGAGGACCCGCAGGGGCCGGGTGCCGGCGACGGCGGCGGGCACCTCGGCGGTCGCGTACTCCACGAGGCCGGCCGACCAGGGGGCGCCGCCCACCTTGCGGCGCATCTCGATGTACTCGACGGGGTTGGCGATCCGCCCCTCGTTGATGTTCGACAGCTCCCACATCGACTCGTTGAGCAGGTGCTCGGTGGCCACGGAGAAGCGGCGGCGCCAGTCCACGGACATCGCCGGGACCGTGCGCTCCCACAGGTCCTTCAGTCCCGCCTCGACGGCATTCTCCGGCTCCGGCACGGGAGTCGACAGGTCGAGCGGCATGAACAGCGGCAGGCGGTCCAGGTGGGCCTTTCCGGCGGCGCGGTCCGGGGTGCGCTTGTACATGTCGAGGAAGTGGTCGTCGAAGAAGAACACCCACACGTACCAGTCGGTGATCAGCGAGAGAGCGGGTCCGTCGCAGTCGGGGTGGGTGTAGGAGCACAGGAGCCCGTAGTCGTGCGCCTCCAGGTCGGCCTGCTCCCAGATCCCGGAGCCTTCCAGCATGCCCATCTCGCGCGCCCACTCGGTCGAGTGGGCACGGGCCTCGTCGAGGTGCGGGTTGAGCCGCGCGGGATACGGCATGTAGAAGTGCGGGAGTTCGAACGGCTGCGTCATGGCCGGGCCCTACCCGCGGTCCCCGACGCCCATCCACCGCACAGGACATGATCACACCATCGCGTGAACCACCCCCGGATCGGGGAACTTTCGCCTCCGGCCGTGGGCGTTCAGGGGTGGGTGAGCACGGGCGATGACGTGGTCGAAGCCGAGTTCCTCGGCCGTTCGGGTGGTCTCGACGGCGTCGTCGGTCCCGTCCGCCGGCCGGGGCCACGGACGGTGCGGTGCCACTCCGACGCGCATGACGTCGCCGCTCGCCGGGCCGGACCCACGGGTTGGGGTACGGCACCACCGCGCGGCCCGCCGGTATGCCCCGTCCGTGCCCTTGCCGCGCCCCGGCGGGCGGGCCACGGTAGGCGCATGACCTCCTTTGTGCTGCCCCATGAGGTGCACGGCGACGGCGCCCACAAGGTGTTCGCGGTGCACGGCTGGTTCGCCGACCGGTCCGCGTACGCCCCTGTCCTGCCGGATCTCGACCGCACCGCCTTCACCTACGCCCTCGTGGACCTGCGCGGCTACGGCGAGGCCCGGGACGCGCCGGGCGCGTACACGACGGCCGAGGCGGCCGGGGACCTGGCGGAGCTGGCCGACCGGCTGGGCTGGGAGCGGTTCTCGGTGATCGGGCACTCCATGGGCGGCGCGGTGGCCCAACGGCTGGCGGCCACCGTCCCGGAGCGGCTGCGCCGGATCGTCGGGGTCTCCCCGGTACCCGCTTCGGGGGTGCCGCTGACCGGTGAGCAGGACGCACTGTTCACGGACGCCGCGCACCGGCCGGAGAACCGGCGCGCGATCATCGACTTCACCACCGGGGGCCGGCGTCCCGCCG
Above is a genomic segment from Streptomyces fodineus containing:
- a CDS encoding LysR family transcriptional regulator translates to MDPHQLRTYVTVARLASFSEAARELGYTQSAVSQHIAALEQDLGAPLLTRRPVAPTAAGERLLEHAGPLLLRLDAARADVVRMAAAPQQGLTLATTPTALGAGVLAVLPPAGVILRVLTRAQIPAAVATGAADLGLVDGLAAPSDPLRLPDVAPLTTLGIAEEPVSVLLPAGHPLATRPGLRLDDLADARWLDAPDAALPLDQLRAATGGGAFRPALRYEGTDLRTLTALASAGHGLTLLPRATATAVPGTVAVPLTAPRVVHRTELVHGGSLGGAAAEVVRKVVGRKVVGRV
- the cyc2 gene encoding germacradienol/geosmin synthase Cyc2 produces the protein MTQPFELPHFYMPYPARLNPHLDEARAHSTEWAREMGMLEGSGIWEQADLEAHDYGLLCSYTHPDCDGPALSLITDWYVWVFFFDDHFLDMYKRTPDRAAGKAHLDRLPLFMPLDLSTPVPEPENAVEAGLKDLWERTVPAMSVDWRRRFSVATEHLLNESMWELSNINEGRIANPVEYIEMRRKVGGAPWSAGLVEYATAEVPAAVAGTRPLRVLMETFADAVHLRNDLFSYQREVEDEGENSNGVLVLEEFFGCTTQEAAETVNDILTSRLHQFEHTALTEVPAVALDKGLTPAEAAAIAAYTKGLQDWQSGGHEWHMRSSRYMNKGARDDSPWQLPSGPGVSAADVGALLASAAQERLRAYTHLPYQKVGPSILPEFRMPYRLEVSPHLDAARRNLVGWTHRMGILEEGVWDEDKLAAYDLALCSAGLDPDATPEALDLSAQWLAWGTYGDDYYPLVYGHRRDLAAARLTTARLSQCMTVEGEPDLVPADAMERGLIDLWVRTTAGMTAEQRRTLKAAVDVMTESWVWELSNQLQNRIPDPVDYLEMRRATFGSDLTLSLCRMGHGPAIPPEVYRSGPVRSLENAAIDYACLLNDIFSYQKEIEFEGEIHNSVLVVQNFFGVDYPTGLRVVHDLTTQRMQQFEHVIEHELPVLYDDFELSQEARAATDGYVLDLQNWLAGILNWHRCVDRYKAEWLGRRSHGFLPDRAPAVPALALG
- a CDS encoding glutamine amidotransferase-related protein yields the protein MTNTATLALVGDRSPHVLSHTRIPRLLEALAERDRLVLDAYWIPSQEAEAEGAVRGFDAVWVLPGSPYRSEAGVLAAVRTAREEGIPFLGTCGGFQHALLEFARDVCGLTRVAHAENDPDAADPLIEPLACSLVGHEAAVTIEPGSLAQSVIGSARTVERYFCAYGPTRHLDTLRAHGLRFSGHDEDGQVRVAELPGHPFFLASLFQPELAGDGSRPHPMVRALARAAAEHAASGLSRSA
- a CDS encoding PDZ domain-containing protein — protein: MEQTALRPKPMPGQDPREGGSPTPAHRPHAAPRRGRRLRTVLFGLVIGTLLMLSGVGIGTVGATVIGMSRLAELQRHAPSAAPPGRAGPTSPAATASPAPDATTGATLGVEAVDAEKAGALVVGVHVPGPGYAAGLVRGDVLLSFGSARVDTAADLARAVAHARPGKAVLLTVRHRGGGYQQLAAVPGVVT
- a CDS encoding alpha/beta fold hydrolase, coding for MTSFVLPHEVHGDGAHKVFAVHGWFADRSAYAPVLPDLDRTAFTYALVDLRGYGEARDAPGAYTTAEAAGDLAELADRLGWERFSVIGHSMGGAVAQRLAATVPERLRRIVGVSPVPASGVPLTGEQDALFTDAAHRPENRRAIIDFTTGGRRPAAWLDRMVARSLERSDAKAFRAWLDSWSGEDFHAAVEGSEIPALAVAGELDPALSPEVMRQTWMSWYPRAELVALPSAGHYAMDECPLDLVRVVEDFLRADAEDPAIAPADESEPA